From Pirellulales bacterium:
ATGTCATCCACTGCGAACAAATTGGAATCGATCATCGAGCAGTTTGCCGAACTGGAGCCGCGCGAACGGCTCGAGTTGCTGTTGGAATTCGCCGAAGGCTTGCCGCCGCTGCCGGCCCGATTGCAGGCCGAGGCCGAACGGGCCGAGCATCGGGTTCACGAATGCCAAACGGCCGTGTTCCTGTGGGTCGAGGTGATCGACGGCCGCGTGCAGATTCAGGCCGAAGTAGCCCCCGAAGCCCCGACGGTGAAAGGCTTCGTCGGCATTCTGGCCGACGCGTTTAGCGGCGCCACGCCGGAGGAAGTGTTGACCGCCCCGGCCGATCTGTTGCAGCGGCTGGGCTTGGTCGAATCCCTCGGCATGGTCCGCATGCGCGGCCTGCAAGCCATCTTCACCCGCATCCGAAGGGAAGTCGTGATCGCGGCGGC
This genomic window contains:
- a CDS encoding SufE family protein, which produces MSSTANKLESIIEQFAELEPRERLELLLEFAEGLPPLPARLQAEAERAEHRVHECQTAVFLWVEVIDGRVQIQAEVAPEAPTVKGFVGILADAFSGATPEEVLTAPADLLQRLGLVESLGMVRMRGLQAIFTRIRREVVIAAA